A genomic region of Zea mays cultivar B73 chromosome 6, Zm-B73-REFERENCE-NAM-5.0, whole genome shotgun sequence contains the following coding sequences:
- the LOC542192 gene encoding salt-inducible protein kinase, with product MMEPRKDDVRSATQSSIRGSSSSACTSYPVPEYPVAGTVKPVLNYSIQTGEEFSLEFMRAIPKKHLVPGMPHNQNVTSSAGHKDSRVSLVAPRTGGETRFDASIFLTSGNHQPDEVERKPFSENENRRRHMSSTSVPRVPSGGGSSQGLFRGYASSEASESSRMIKILCSFGGKILPRPSDGKLRYVGGETHIIRISRDISWQELKQKTTAVCNQPHVIKYQLPGEDLDALISVSNDEDLRNMMEECGLLDNGDGSQKLRIFLVSSIEFDDMSFSLGSMDSDSGIQYVAAINGMDGITANSSSGQGLVNTSLNESDQFINLNFDSRLTNSSRDSSNLHAVNASTFMRPEMHPRPMPSALYNDNTSNLRSYYTHVMHNLQGSDYSNPATSERFHDIEVQRMHNLQGSDYSNPATSERFHEIEGQISIPVSTPSDYRYTSQYAPFSGTASQRSLDQQSYQDAQTEASVKEEKGFSGNMPNESNELDYFQSLENLSGHSKHHDSSASNYMHSGAPPTVCIQEGVTSSLQPSDSVKSLETCTMPRARSTTQGSDISEDDRHSGGAFASGCSDFQADMVDHSYKNQSPHPGRVFHSEWIPREQAGFLNRLSKSEDSLNPELLIRQSQSGVASEHIAENIDSAFAGTEKPNLAAQAINLNDPAVDDSLIQFEKGFTNTVQQASPFSEHLLGEKRPSDDTSGRNVDQISHAAQHVVAKGKLNEENFQDVETTNQLDSHAAVPHHISWDAPKPTLPTDCEHDPVVPCSASSLDVSHKETIIPSTQIRDIASSTERTSPDILSDFFANANSSAQSSSPFIDPIHSLNMPNYEPQRWSFFRNLAQNEFPKKDEAQDLAKIEEGVYPLDHLEHDTTNVKNLDLQSDTTVEVPSIVSRTNVDPSISIPGFVSSQIDNPTTTKNVEGFQVDNPFTNMHEMMPSHLDFEEQKTEEGRAVGPVMDASFKDNDFEYLQIIKNEDLEELRELGSGTFGTVYHGKWRGSDVAIKRIKKSCFTGRSSELERLAHEFWREAEILSKLHHPNVVAFYGVVKDGPGGTLATVTEFMVNGSLRHVLQRKDKYLDRRKRLIIAMDAAFGLEYLHSKNIVHFDLKCDNLLVNLKDQSRPICKVGDFGLSKIKRNTLVSGGVRGTLPWMAPELLNGSSNKVSEKVDVFSFGIVMWEILTGEEPYANMHYGAIIGGIVNNTLRPHVPASCDPEWRRLMEQCWAPDPAQRPAFTEIAGRLRSMSVAANQAKATK from the exons ATGATGGAACCTAGAAAAGATGATGTTCGCTCTGCTACTCAAAGTTCCATTCGTGGGTCCTCAAGCTCAGCATGTACCAGTTACCCCGTTCCAGAATACCCTGTTGCAGGCACCGTTAAGCCTGTCCTTAATTATTCAATTCAAACTGGGGAGGAGTTCTCTCTTGAATTCATGAGAGCTATACCCAAGAAACATCTTGTTCCTGGTATGCCTCATAATCAGAATGTCACTTCTAGTGCTGGTCACAAAGATTCTAGAGTAAGCCTTGTTGCTCCTCGCACAGGAGGTGAAACTAGATTCGATGCATCGATATTTCTGACCTCAGGTAACCATCAACCAGATGAGGTTGAAAGAAAACCTTTTTCTGAAAACGAAAACAGAAGAAGGCACATGTCAAGTACGTCAGTTCCACGAGTTCCATCTGGTGGTGGAAGTAGTCAGGGACTGTTCCGTGGCTATGCTTCTTCCGAGGCTTCCGAAAGTTCCAGAATGATTAAAATTCTCTGTAGCTTCGGTGGAAAAATATTACCCCGACCGAGTGATGGAAAGCTCAGGTATGTTGGTGGTGAGACCCATATAATTCGGATTAGTAGGGATATTTCCTGGCAGGAGCTTAAACAGAAGACAACAGCCGTCTGTAATCAACCTCATGTTATCAAGTACCAGTTACCTGGTGAGGATCTTGATGCATTGATCTCGGTTTCAAATGATGAAGATTTGAGAAATATGATGGAAGAATGTGGTTTACTTGATAATGGGGATGGGTCCCAGAAGCTTAGGATATtccttgtttcctctattgaattTGATGATATGAGTTTCAGCCTGGGTAGTATGGATAGTGATTCTGGAATCCAATATGTTGCTGCCATCAACGGGATGGATGGAATAACTGCAAATTCATCTAGTGGCCAGGGTTTAGTAAATACATCCCTGAATGAATCTGATCAGTTCATTAATCTCAATTTTGATAGTAGGCTGACAAACTCAAGCAGAGATAGTTCAAATTTGCATGCAGTGAATGCGTCTACTTTCATGCGTCCAGAGATGCACCCAAGACCAATGCCATCAGCTCTATACAATGATAATACTTCAAATTTGCGCTCTTACTATACCCATGTGATGCATAATTTGCAGGGTTCTGATTATTCCAACCCAGCTACCAGTGAAAGATTTCATGACATTGAGGTTCAGAGGATGCATAATTTGCAGGGTTCTGATTATTCTAACCCAGCTACCAGTGAAAGATTTCATGAAATTGAGGGCCAGATATCTATTCCTGTATCTACACCTTCTGATTATAGATATACATCCCAGTATGCACCTTTCTCAGGAACTGCTTCACAGCGGTCTCTTGATCAACAGTCTTATCAGGATGCTCAGACAGAAGCATCGGTGAAGGAGGAAAAGGGGTTTTCTGGTAACATGCCTAATGAAAGCAATGAACTAGATTACTTTCAGTCGCTTGAAAATCTCAGTGGTCATTCGAAGCATCATGACTCATCTGCTTCAAATTATATGCATTCAGGAGCCCCCCCTACTGTTTGTATTCAAGAAGGTGTGACATCTTCTCTTCAACCAAGTGACAGTGTTAAGAGCCTAGAGACTTGTACCATGCCAAGAGCTAGGTCAACAACACAGGGTTCAGATATCAGCGAAGATGATCGCCACTCTGGCGGAGCTTTTGCATCTGGCTGTTCTGACTTTCAGGCTGACATGGTAGATCACAGCTATAAAAATCAATCTCCTCACCCTGGGCGAGTCTTTCATTCTGAGTGGATTCCGAGGGAGCAAGCAGGCTTTCTGAACCGGCTATCTAAATCTGAAGATTCGCTAAATCCTGAACTTCTAATTCGTCAATCACAGTCTGGCGTTGCAAGTGAACACATTGCAGAAAATATTGATTCTGCGTTTGCTGGGACGGAAAAACCAAATTTAGCTGCCCAGGCTATAAATCTGAATGATCCAGCTGTCGACGATAGTCTCATACAGTTTGAGAAAGGGTTTACCAACACTGTACAGCAAGCTTCTCCATTTAGTGAACATCTGCTTGGTGAAAAGAGGCCCTCAGATGACACAAGCGGTCGAAATGTGGACCAAATTAGCCATGCAGCTCAACATGTTGTAGCTAAGGGCAAACTCAATGAGGAAAATTTTCAAGATGTAGAAACAACTAATCAGCTGGATTCTCATGCTGCTGTGCCACATCATATTAGTTGGGATGCTCCTAAGCCAACACTGCCAACTGATTGTGAACACGATCCTGTCGTACCATGTTCCGCCAGCTCTTTGGATGTTTCTCACAAGGAAACTATTATCCCGAGCACACAGATTAGAGACATTGCTAGTAGTACAGAGAGGACCTCCCCTGACATTCTTTCTGATTTCTTTGCAAATGCTAATTCTTCAGCACAGTCGTCCAGTCCTTTTATTGATCCTATCCATAGTTTGAATATGCCTAACTATGAACCCCAGCGGTGGTCATTTTTCAGAAATCTTGCACAAAATGAGTTTCCAAAAAAGGATGAGGCCCAAGATCTGGCAAAGATCGAGGAGGGAGTTTATCCCTTAGATCACTTAGAGCATGATACAACTAATGTGAAGAATTTGGATCTTCAGAGTGATACTACTGTGGAAGTTCCTTCAATAGTTTCCCGCACCAATGTCGATCCTAGCATTTCAATTCCAGGTTTTGTCTCATCGCAGATTGACAATCCAACAACAACGAAGAATGTTGAAGGGTTCCAAGTTGACAATCCTTTTACAAATATGCATGAAATGATGCCATCTCATCTGGATTTTGAG GAACAGAAGACTGAAGAGGGTAGGGCTGTTGGGCCAGTCATGGATGCTTCCTTTAAAGACAATGATTTTGAATACTTGCAG ATTATAAAGAATGAAGACCTTGAAGAGCTTAGAGAACTTGGTTCAGGCACATTTGGAACTGTATACCATGGAAAATGGAGGGGCAGTGATGTAGCCATTAAGAGAATAAAGAAAAGTTGCTTCACAGGACGGTCTTCAGAGCTAGAAAGACTA GCACACGAATTCTGGCGAGAAGCTGAAATTCTTTCAAAGCTTCATCATCCAAATGTTGTGGCATTTTATGGTGTTGTGAAAGATGGGCCAGGTGGTACATTGGCAACTGTGACTGAGTTCATGGTTAATGGTTCTCTTCGACATGTTTTGCAGCGCAAGGACAA ATATCTCGATCGTCGTAAGCGGCTTATCATAGCAATGGATGCTGCATTTGGCCTGGAATATTTGCACTCGAAAAATATCGTGCACTTTGATTTGAAGTGTGATAACTTGCTTGTAAATCTTAAAGATCAATCACGTCCCATATGCAAA GTTGGTGACTTTGGTTTGTCCAAAATAAAAAGAAATACCCTGGTTTCAGGGGGTGTGAGAGGGACACTCCCATGGATGGCTCCAGAATTACTCAATGGAAGCAGCAATAAGGTGTCAGAGAAG GTTGATGTATTTTCTTTTGGTATTGTTATGTGGGAAATCCTCACTGGCGAAGAACCATATGCCAATATGCACTATGGCGCAATTATAG GGGGCATCGTAAACAACACACTGAGGCCACATGTGCCAGCTTCATGTGATCCGGAGTGGAGAAGGCTCATGGAGCAGTGCTGGGCTCCAGATCCGGCACAGCGCCCAGCGTTCACAGAGATCGCTGGACGGCTTCGCTCCATGTCAGTTGCAGCAAATCAGGCGAAGGCAACCAAATAA